GCGCGAACGCCGGATCGTGCGCACGGGCGCGGTCCGCAAACAGCAGCACGCCGGCCGACAGCACCTGTCCCGGCTGCACCGCTCGATCGACAGGCAGCGGCAGAACCGGGTAGCGCCGTTCGGCGCTGATACCCAGCGGTCGGCGACTGGTCGCCAGCATCGTCAGTCGCGGCAACGTCGCCAGCAACTCGCCGATGTATGGAGCGATGCCATCGAGATGCTCGCAGTTGTCCAGCACCAGCAGCACATCTCGCGCGGGCTGTGGGACCTGTGCCGCCCCGCCCGCACCCAGCAGCCGAACGCCCAACGCCAGCGACATGGCTTCGATGGCGTTCGCCGCATCACGAATCGCAGCGAGCGCGACAAAGGCGACATCATCGAACACATCTGCGACTTGCCGGGCGGCTTCGATAGCCAGGCGCGTCTTGCCGACGCCGCCTGCGCCCGTCAGGGTCAGCAATCGAACATTCGACTCTCGCAGCAGCCGACCAATCTCGTCGATCTCCAGCGCACGCCCGATGAAGCTGGTTGTGGGGGTCGGCAGCGTGGCCGTGACATCGGTGCCACCAGGTGGCTGCGCACGGGCGGCCTGTTGCAGTGCCACGCGCTCATCATCGGTAAGCTGCAATGCCGCGACGAGACGCCGCACTGTATCGCGCCGCGGCAACCGGCGCGCGCCGCGCTCAAGCAGGCCGATCGCGTCCACGCTCAAACCGCTGCGCTCGGCCAGCTCCTCCTGGGTCAACCCGGCCGCACTGCGGTGTGCACGCAGAAGCTCGCCAAACGGTCTGCTCGTATCCATCGATCCCCTTCCGATCTGCCGCGTTGTCAGTGTCGTTGTCAGGGCGCTGTCACTGGCTCGCGACGAGCGAATCAAACACTATCGTCTCACGAGCCAGGCAATAGTCACCGAAAGGATCGCCACAATGACCGCCGAGCAGATGATGGACACGTTCCGGGTTGTGATCGAGGAAGGCTTCAGCAAGGGCAATGTCGCGGCGCTCAACGATTGCTTCGGTCCGACCTGGGCTGAGCACCAGTTCGATCTTCCATCAACCCTGGAAGCGTTCAAGAACACGATCCTCTGGCTGCGCGCGACGATGGCCGACCTAACGCTCACCATCGAGGACATGACCGTCGATGGCGACATGCTCTGGGCACGGATGACAGCACGCGGCACGAACGTCGGCGAATTCATGGGTCGCGCGCCGACCAACAAGTCGTTCGCAATGACTGTCTTCGACGCCTGCCGCTTCGAGGACGGCAAGATCGTCGAGCACTGGGGTGTGCCCGACCGCTTTCATATGCTGATCCAGCTCGGCCTGCTCCCCGGCCCATCGGCCTGATCCAGCGGATCGCTCCACCGAGCGTCGCCCTCAGCCCGGCGGCTGCGCCCGCCAACCATCTCTGCCTCCACGTCGCTGCCAAACTGCCAAGGGGCTCAATCTATCTGGACCGCAGCCGTCGGGCTGAGGGTGACGCCAATGTCAAGTTGTGCGATCGGCAGCCAGCCACTTCTTCTGCCATTTCGAGCTCTCACGCGAGAAATCTCCCCCGCGTTGAACTGAGTCAAACGGGTGGGAGATCTTTCGGTTGCGACCTCAAGATGACAGGGCAAGGGGTTTGCTGCCGATCAGGCAACTTGACATTGACAACGCATTCAGACTGACAGAGGGCGGGAGTGCCTGTCGATCGGGCAATGCGCAGGAGACATGACACCTGAAACCAACCACTGCACTCCGAGCCACCTGCTATCGTGCTTCCATGCAGCGAACATGATGAAGGGGAGGCAGGCGATGGCACGGTTAGATGGCAAGGTCGCGATCATCACCGGTGGGGCGTCGGGAATCGGCGCGGCGAGCGCGC
The sequence above is a segment of the Thermomicrobiales bacterium genome. Coding sequences within it:
- a CDS encoding ester cyclase; translation: MTAEQMMDTFRVVIEEGFSKGNVAALNDCFGPTWAEHQFDLPSTLEAFKNTILWLRATMADLTLTIEDMTVDGDMLWARMTARGTNVGEFMGRAPTNKSFAMTVFDACRFEDGKIVEHWGVPDRFHMLIQLGLLPGPSA